Proteins encoded within one genomic window of Candidatus Berkiella cookevillensis:
- a CDS encoding energy transducer TonB, translating to MNQHLLSLSNSEAILYYPGRRLIYLLIVAALLHVFILLTVDFAPIIKAIKHIKEHSQRAVSISLEKSAPPTHANYLGLFDHAGSLDTEPQGSHTFFFTPVVKYSIENTDKIIALQGDDFTLSYTQTDKATPMQPHMLRRKIISAAAHQHEDAAYLYRWQQYIEAVGSEFYPQEALQKNITGKVRLLVALNKEGQVQEVVVRQSSGSTLLDAAALAIVKKAQPFEPIPISMLQEHDRVEIIRTWDFRGSLKIPS from the coding sequence ATGAATCAGCATCTTTTATCTTTAAGTAACAGTGAAGCAATATTATATTACCCAGGCCGTAGACTGATTTATTTACTCATTGTGGCTGCTTTGTTGCACGTTTTCATTTTATTAACGGTTGATTTTGCACCTATCATAAAAGCCATAAAACACATCAAAGAACATTCTCAACGTGCAGTCAGTATCAGTTTAGAAAAAAGCGCGCCACCCACACATGCAAATTATTTAGGTCTCTTTGATCATGCAGGCTCTCTGGATACAGAGCCACAAGGCAGTCATACCTTTTTTTTTACACCCGTTGTAAAGTACTCAATAGAAAACACGGATAAAATTATTGCACTCCAAGGAGATGACTTCACCTTATCTTATACTCAAACAGATAAAGCCACTCCTATGCAGCCACATATGCTGCGCAGAAAAATAATATCTGCAGCAGCTCATCAACACGAAGATGCGGCTTACTTATATCGTTGGCAGCAATACATAGAAGCCGTAGGCAGTGAATTCTATCCACAAGAAGCATTACAAAAAAATATTACTGGCAAAGTACGCTTATTAGTTGCATTAAATAAAGAAGGGCAGGTACAAGAAGTGGTAGTGCGCCAATCTTCTGGTAGTACATTACTGGATGCTGCCGCACTTGCAATCGTCAAAAAAGCACAACCTTTTGAACCAATTCCTATTAGCATGTTGCAAGAACATGACAGAGTAGAGATTATTCGAACCTGGGATTTTAGAGGCAGCCTAAAAATACCAAGCTAA
- a CDS encoding aspartate carbamoyltransferase catalytic subunit, with protein sequence MSLQLTPSGQLKHLLTIDGLNKTTLLRILDLAEEFFDPKTKQIIQSDRLKGKTIANLFFENSTRTRSTFELAGKRLSANILNLNVQNSATSKGESLRDTVRNIEAMQCHIIVIRHMQSGAAHFVAQHVMPGVSVINAGDGWHAHPSQALLDMFTIRKHRGDFHKLNVAIVGDIKHSRVARSQIHALHLLGAKEIRIIGPKTLLPSYPESLGVNVYYDLTKGLKDVDVIMMLRLQTERMQQGLLPEGNAYYRMYGLTEDSLKLAHPNALIVHPGPINRGVEIQSDIADSPNAAILDQVTNGVAVRMAVMSLLSQARDQ encoded by the coding sequence ATGTCTTTACAATTGACACCGTCCGGCCAGTTAAAACACTTATTAACAATAGATGGCTTAAATAAAACCACCCTGCTCCGCATTCTGGATCTTGCTGAAGAATTTTTTGATCCTAAAACCAAACAAATCATTCAAAGCGATCGCTTAAAGGGTAAAACCATCGCGAATTTATTCTTTGAAAATAGCACACGTACCCGTTCTACCTTTGAATTAGCGGGCAAACGGCTTTCTGCAAATATTTTAAATTTGAATGTACAAAATTCTGCAACGAGCAAAGGCGAATCACTCAGAGACACAGTACGCAATATTGAAGCCATGCAATGTCATATCATCGTCATCCGCCATATGCAAAGTGGTGCAGCACATTTTGTGGCACAACATGTCATGCCAGGTGTATCTGTCATCAATGCAGGTGATGGATGGCATGCGCATCCTTCGCAAGCACTCTTAGATATGTTTACCATTCGAAAACATCGAGGTGATTTTCATAAATTGAATGTTGCCATTGTCGGTGATATTAAACATTCTCGCGTAGCACGTTCACAAATTCATGCTCTACATTTATTGGGCGCAAAAGAAATTCGCATCATTGGCCCCAAAACACTACTGCCCTCTTACCCTGAATCATTAGGCGTAAACGTCTATTATGATCTCACAAAAGGATTAAAAGATGTGGACGTGATTATGATGCTACGCTTACAAACAGAAAGAATGCAACAAGGCCTCTTACCAGAAGGTAACGCCTATTATCGCATGTATGGCCTCACCGAAGACTCATTGAAGTTAGCACATCCCAACGCCCTTATTGTACATCCAGGCCCTATTAATCGTGGTGTCGAAATACAATCGGATATTGCAGATAGCCCCAATGCGGCTATCTTAGATCAAGTAACCAATGGGGTTGCTGTACGCATGGCTGTTATGTCGCTACTATCTCAAGCGAGGGATCAATGA
- a CDS encoding methyl-accepting chemotaxis protein — MIKKKRFSFYHMASLGTILFEIAFFGSLWVASTDWTLTQLISQIESFWMFFAIGNFFLFLAFLIYVIIYKFQKVNKTLNETVEQNKINSEAVWQLLEELSKLSEGDLTIYLSEGNDLTGAIAKTVNYALKALRELVLTIYHATENVNQQTVIAQKVIELNALKSELQRKENYSAMQAINRIIKSINVVSEGALKSKEVADNSVDIAKSGATIVQNSVQSMEKIKEHIQETQSQIKKLGLSTQVIGDTISLIDDITEQTNILAINAAIQAAMAGEAGRGFAVVAEEVQRLAERSNHATRQIKAIVNTIKEDTYESIRLMDQSNLEVGQGVRLAHDAGLALEKIENVSVELFKLIEGISLEAKDQAKTSETIADNMNRIDTNADEVHSGTQKTQETIERLIELAADLNKSIAGFKLPAQRVEAPFSSLTRKAVGSE; from the coding sequence ATGATCAAAAAGAAACGTTTTTCCTTCTATCATATGGCCTCTTTGGGAACCATTTTATTTGAAATCGCATTTTTTGGATCCTTATGGGTTGCTAGTACCGATTGGACACTTACACAACTCATCAGCCAAATTGAATCTTTTTGGATGTTCTTTGCCATTGGTAATTTCTTCTTATTTCTTGCGTTTTTGATTTATGTGATTATTTATAAATTTCAAAAAGTGAATAAAACATTAAATGAAACAGTAGAGCAAAATAAAATAAACTCCGAAGCAGTTTGGCAGCTCTTAGAAGAATTGTCTAAATTATCAGAGGGTGATTTAACCATTTATTTATCAGAAGGGAATGATCTAACAGGTGCGATAGCAAAAACAGTTAATTATGCTTTAAAAGCACTGCGAGAATTAGTGTTGACCATTTATCATGCAACTGAGAATGTAAATCAACAGACAGTAATTGCGCAAAAAGTAATTGAATTGAATGCGCTCAAAAGCGAGCTGCAGCGTAAAGAAAATTATTCTGCAATGCAGGCCATTAATCGTATTATCAAATCTATTAATGTTGTATCAGAAGGTGCGCTCAAAAGTAAAGAAGTGGCAGATAATTCTGTGGATATTGCCAAGTCAGGTGCAACCATTGTACAAAACTCAGTGCAAAGTATGGAGAAAATTAAAGAGCATATACAAGAAACTCAAAGCCAAATTAAAAAACTGGGATTGAGTACACAAGTGATTGGTGACACCATTAGCTTGATTGATGATATTACAGAGCAAACGAATATTTTGGCAATTAATGCCGCTATTCAAGCAGCAATGGCAGGAGAGGCGGGACGAGGCTTTGCCGTTGTTGCGGAAGAAGTGCAGCGTTTGGCAGAGCGTTCAAATCATGCGACACGACAAATTAAAGCGATTGTGAATACCATTAAAGAAGATACCTATGAGTCTATTCGTTTAATGGATCAGAGTAATCTTGAGGTTGGTCAAGGTGTAAGACTTGCGCACGATGCGGGGCTTGCGCTAGAGAAAATCGAAAATGTTTCTGTGGAACTCTTTAAACTTATTGAGGGTATTTCTTTAGAAGCAAAAGATCAAGCCAAAACTTCTGAGACGATCGCAGATAATATGAACAGAATTGATACAAATGCGGATGAAGTGCATTCAGGCACACAAAAAACACAAGAGACGATTGAGAGACTCATTGAATTAGCCGCAGATTTAAATAAATCGATTGCAGGATTTAAGTTGCCAGCTCAGCGTGTTGAAGCGCCTTTTTCATCATTGACTCGAAAAGCAGTTGGGTCAGAGTAA
- the proC gene encoding pyrroline-5-carboxylate reductase, with amino-acid sequence MSQKKNIGIIGGGNMGQAMLSGFLQQGITANTLFVADHSANTCTQLNRNFGIYSATDNASIADKADILIVAVKPQQMRSVLERIAPCIVENKLLISIAAGITSMQIFTWLNKPNASIIRAMPNTPALIGEGITALYATPTVSEAQQQEAQVLLSCLGKILWIKKEEQMDTVTALSGSGPAYFFYMMEGLITAGIQLGLSQQDATELTLQTALGSIKMAVAQTNDLKTLREKVTSKGGTTERGIQTLTQGNFLNLLENTIAQASQRAKELSQEFN; translated from the coding sequence ATGAGTCAGAAAAAAAACATCGGCATCATTGGTGGTGGTAACATGGGGCAAGCTATGCTAAGTGGCTTTCTTCAGCAAGGCATCACTGCCAATACACTGTTCGTAGCAGATCATTCTGCTAACACCTGCACCCAACTGAATCGCAACTTCGGTATATACAGCGCAACCGATAACGCAAGCATCGCAGATAAAGCAGATATCTTAATCGTCGCTGTTAAACCACAGCAAATGCGCTCTGTGCTCGAAAGAATTGCACCCTGTATTGTAGAAAATAAATTATTAATTAGTATTGCAGCCGGCATCACGAGCATGCAAATATTCACTTGGCTAAACAAGCCCAATGCTTCTATCATTCGTGCCATGCCCAATACGCCAGCACTGATTGGGGAAGGTATCACTGCACTCTATGCCACCCCTACTGTTTCTGAAGCACAACAACAAGAAGCGCAAGTATTACTGAGCTGTTTGGGAAAGATACTGTGGATAAAAAAAGAAGAGCAGATGGACACCGTCACGGCACTCTCAGGCTCTGGTCCAGCTTACTTCTTCTATATGATGGAAGGCTTAATTACAGCAGGGATACAACTGGGCTTATCTCAACAAGACGCAACTGAATTAACGCTACAAACCGCATTGGGCAGCATCAAGATGGCTGTAGCACAAACCAATGATTTAAAAACCTTGCGTGAAAAAGTAACCTCCAAAGGCGGAACAACGGAACGAGGCATACAAACATTAACACAAGGCAATTTTTTAAATTTACTTGAAAATACAATTGCGCAAGCAAGTCAAAGAGCCAAAGAACTCAGCCAAGAATTTAATTAG
- a CDS encoding type IV pilus twitching motility protein PilT — protein sequence MDITELLNFSVQNKASDLHLSAGMPPMIRVDGEMRRINVPPLDHKAVQALIYDIMNDKQRKDYEEYLETDFSFEIPGLARFRVNVFNQHRGSGAVFRTIPSKILSMEDLGLPSIFKDISDYPRGIVLVTGPTGSGKSTTLASMINYINVNKHKHILTIEDPIEFLHESQKCLINQREVHAHTHGFSEALRSALREDPDVVLVGEMRDLETIRLALTAAETGHLVFGTLHTNSAAKTIDRVVDVFPGQEKDMVRSMLSESLRAVISQTLLKKKGGGRVAAHEIMICTPAIRNLIRENKVAQMYSSIQTGQGQGMQTMDQCLKDLVDKGIVNTLDAREKAANKAAF from the coding sequence ATGGATATTACAGAATTATTGAATTTTAGCGTACAAAACAAAGCTTCCGACTTACACTTATCTGCAGGTATGCCCCCAATGATACGCGTCGATGGTGAAATGCGCCGTATTAATGTGCCTCCTTTAGATCATAAAGCAGTGCAAGCTTTGATTTACGATATTATGAATGATAAACAAAGAAAAGACTATGAAGAATATTTAGAAACAGACTTTTCATTTGAGATCCCAGGATTAGCCAGATTTCGTGTTAACGTTTTTAATCAGCATCGTGGTTCTGGTGCGGTGTTTAGAACCATTCCTTCCAAAATTTTATCGATGGAAGATTTAGGGTTGCCTTCTATATTCAAAGATATTTCAGATTATCCAAGAGGGATTGTTTTAGTAACAGGGCCGACCGGCTCTGGTAAGAGCACAACACTGGCTTCGATGATTAATTATATTAATGTTAATAAACATAAACATATTTTGACCATTGAAGATCCCATCGAGTTTTTACACGAGAGCCAAAAATGTTTGATTAATCAACGCGAAGTGCATGCGCATACTCACGGTTTTAGTGAGGCATTGCGCTCTGCTTTACGTGAAGATCCCGATGTTGTGCTTGTGGGTGAAATGAGAGATTTAGAAACCATACGATTAGCATTAACCGCCGCTGAAACAGGGCATTTGGTCTTTGGAACCTTACATACGAATTCTGCGGCTAAAACCATTGATCGGGTCGTGGATGTGTTTCCGGGACAGGAAAAAGATATGGTGCGCTCTATGCTTTCAGAATCTTTGCGTGCGGTTATTTCTCAAACGCTCTTAAAGAAGAAAGGAGGAGGGCGTGTTGCTGCACATGAAATTATGATCTGTACACCTGCCATTCGAAACCTAATTCGAGAAAATAAAGTGGCGCAAATGTATTCCTCTATACAAACAGGTCAAGGTCAAGGGATGCAAACTATGGATCAGTGCCTAAAGGATTTAGTCGATAAAGGTATAGTCAATACCTTAGATGCACGCGAGAAAGCTGCCAATAAAGCAGCCTTCTAA
- a CDS encoding rhodanese-like domain-containing protein, with amino-acid sequence MENFISVEELKEKLSQHEPLHLLDVRTLEEHQHFNIGGQLIPIQELAFRLNEIPTDKPIIVYCRSGQRSQMAVDMLAQVGIDAQNLLGGMIAWQQML; translated from the coding sequence ATGGAAAATTTTATTAGCGTAGAAGAATTGAAAGAAAAACTTAGTCAGCATGAGCCTCTGCATTTGCTGGATGTGCGTACGCTAGAAGAGCATCAACATTTCAATATTGGTGGTCAACTGATTCCTATTCAAGAATTAGCCTTTAGATTAAATGAAATCCCTACAGATAAGCCCATTATTGTCTATTGTCGCTCTGGACAACGCAGCCAAATGGCTGTTGATATGCTGGCGCAAGTAGGGATTGATGCTCAAAATTTACTAGGCGGAATGATTGCTTGGCAACAAATGTTGTAG
- the ruvX gene encoding Holliday junction resolvase RuvX, with protein sequence MYTKDSPKTYMGFDFGSKYLGIALGQTITGTAQPLTTLKMLDEKPNWQLLDRLVQEWQPDGFIVGLALQPDGKHSKTSIQAKHFGESLQQRYQKPVYFIEERLTSVAARETIRDKARPSRHNKAEIDRISAAIILESWLNSIAYERSS encoded by the coding sequence ATGTACACGAAAGATTCACCTAAAACTTACATGGGTTTTGATTTTGGCTCGAAATATTTAGGTATTGCGCTCGGTCAAACCATTACGGGCACCGCTCAGCCATTAACAACCCTTAAAATGCTCGATGAGAAACCGAATTGGCAGCTACTGGATCGTTTGGTGCAAGAATGGCAACCCGATGGATTCATTGTGGGCTTAGCGTTGCAGCCAGATGGCAAACATTCAAAAACCAGTATACAGGCAAAGCACTTCGGTGAAAGCTTGCAACAACGCTATCAAAAACCTGTGTATTTTATAGAAGAACGACTAACTAGTGTGGCCGCACGCGAAACAATACGTGATAAAGCGCGCCCTTCTCGCCACAATAAAGCTGAAATCGATCGCATTAGTGCTGCAATTATATTAGAATCATGGCTTAATTCTATTGCATATGAACGTTCTAGTTAA
- a CDS encoding chemotaxis protein CheW, whose protein sequence is MLDSYTKMVVPCTNISSMGNHCTAFEYLQSLAVPMMTEVKDKVLPTQEWSGLAFYSDSILFASKTSFVEAVIPFEYLYPLPMHLEGFIGMGSYRDKIFAVLDLKALFWKKSSVYNADSRIIICRYQEQRIGVLVCRCLGLRRFNLSTKTQVELSQQVPYQRFVKHLFYAEGERFAVLDMAKLFGEIQIGNLIKKEKNTVTKNIKNYDNE, encoded by the coding sequence ATGTTAGATAGTTATACTAAAATGGTTGTGCCATGCACAAATATATCCAGTATGGGTAATCATTGTACCGCATTTGAATATTTACAGTCTCTAGCCGTCCCCATGATGACGGAGGTTAAGGACAAAGTATTGCCAACACAAGAATGGTCGGGACTGGCTTTTTATTCAGATTCGATTCTGTTTGCAAGCAAGACAAGTTTTGTGGAGGCTGTTATTCCCTTTGAATATCTTTATCCCTTGCCAATGCATTTAGAGGGATTCATTGGTATGGGTAGCTATAGAGATAAAATTTTTGCGGTTTTAGATTTGAAAGCATTATTTTGGAAAAAAAGCAGTGTCTATAATGCAGATTCTAGAATTATCATTTGCCGTTACCAAGAACAGAGAATTGGGGTTTTAGTTTGTCGTTGTTTAGGTTTGAGAAGATTTAATTTAAGTACTAAGACGCAAGTTGAATTAAGCCAACAAGTGCCCTATCAACGTTTTGTAAAACATTTATTTTATGCAGAGGGTGAACGTTTTGCTGTATTGGATATGGCAAAACTGTTTGGAGAAATTCAAATTGGAAATCTTATAAAAAAAGAAAAAAATACTGTGACCAAAAACATAAAAAATTATGATAATGAGTGA
- a CDS encoding amidohydrolase family protein, whose protein sequence is MKLLIKNGRIIDPQNQIDKITDICIEDGKIQHVGTTPVGFQADTTIDATSQWVIPGIVDLCNRPHVKHPHGTTLRHEAQVAVKKGMTALCIPPDGDRIIDHPNDLIRIQHEDESVPPRLYSIAALTKGLSGEKMTDYSLLKAVGCIALSQAQAPLKNKAFLKSCYSYASSLNIPVIIQPQDYDLSHAGCAHDGVVATRLGLPSISYTAETIAIQEHLALIEETQLKAHFTCLSSHQAVELIAQAKQKGLNITADVAMHSLLLTEMDLLEFDGNCHLSPPLRSQSDQLGLLHGLQNKTIDAICSDHRPLDSMAKLAPFGETTPGLSAIDSFLSLGLYLVEQGKLDAMTFVNAITTNPARIFDLPEGSLSIGKNANICILNPNKYWTLTADTMLSKGKNSPFKDWQIPGKVTHTLINGQIVFSA, encoded by the coding sequence ATGAAATTATTAATTAAAAATGGGCGTATCATTGATCCTCAAAATCAAATTGATAAAATCACAGATATTTGCATAGAGGATGGAAAAATTCAGCATGTTGGCACTACGCCAGTAGGCTTTCAAGCAGACACAACCATCGATGCAACTTCACAATGGGTTATTCCAGGAATTGTCGATCTCTGTAATAGGCCCCATGTTAAACATCCACATGGGACAACACTCAGACACGAGGCACAAGTCGCTGTTAAAAAAGGTATGACTGCACTTTGCATTCCACCTGACGGTGACCGCATCATCGATCATCCCAATGATCTGATTCGCATACAACATGAAGATGAAAGTGTGCCCCCTCGTTTATACTCTATTGCTGCACTCACCAAAGGTCTTAGCGGCGAAAAAATGACCGATTATAGCCTCTTAAAAGCAGTTGGATGCATTGCATTAAGCCAAGCGCAAGCCCCCCTTAAAAATAAAGCCTTTCTCAAGTCTTGTTATTCCTATGCGTCTAGTCTTAACATTCCTGTCATTATTCAACCGCAAGACTATGATTTGAGCCATGCAGGCTGCGCGCATGATGGTGTTGTCGCAACACGTTTAGGTCTACCAAGTATTTCTTACACAGCTGAAACCATTGCAATTCAAGAGCATTTGGCATTGATAGAAGAAACGCAGCTCAAAGCACATTTTACGTGTCTTTCAAGCCATCAGGCTGTTGAGCTTATAGCTCAAGCCAAACAAAAAGGCTTAAACATAACGGCAGATGTCGCGATGCACTCACTGCTTTTAACTGAGATGGATCTTTTAGAATTCGATGGCAACTGCCATTTATCTCCTCCTTTACGCAGTCAAAGCGATCAACTTGGATTGTTACATGGTTTACAAAATAAAACGATTGATGCCATTTGCAGTGATCATCGACCTTTAGATTCTATGGCAAAATTAGCACCTTTCGGCGAAACAACACCGGGTCTTTCTGCTATTGACAGCTTTTTATCGCTCGGCTTGTATTTAGTAGAGCAAGGTAAATTAGATGCTATGACCTTTGTAAATGCTATTACGACTAATCCCGCACGCATTTTTGATTTGCCAGAAGGTTCACTCTCCATTGGCAAGAATGCCAATATTTGCATTCTAAATCCAAACAAATATTGGACCCTGACAGCAGACACCATGCTCAGTAAAGGTAAAAACTCTCCCTTCAAAGACTGGCAAATACCAGGAAAAGTAACACATACGTTGATCAACGGCCAGATTGTTTTTTCGGCTTGA
- a CDS encoding YggS family pyridoxal phosphate-dependent enzyme, translating to MQNITHNYQAILNKIRLAEKKYHRAPNSVLCLAVSKTFATEALHPIIAIGQHEFAENYLQEALPKISALSGKNLVWHFIGHIQTNKCKEIAYNFSWVHTIFREKEANQLSMHRPQDLAPLQVCIQIKLDDSASSKNGLLPHEALPLAKHISQLPNLKLRGLMAIPPINTDFQQQRQYFKLIRNIGHQLSEAGIELDTYSMGMTHDLEAAIAEGATIVRVGQGIFGARA from the coding sequence ATGCAAAATATTACCCATAATTATCAAGCGATACTGAATAAAATTCGCCTGGCTGAAAAAAAATACCATAGAGCACCCAACAGTGTGCTTTGTTTAGCCGTCAGTAAAACATTTGCCACAGAAGCACTGCATCCTATTATCGCGATAGGTCAACATGAATTTGCGGAAAATTATTTACAAGAAGCCTTGCCTAAGATATCGGCACTGAGCGGAAAAAATCTAGTCTGGCATTTTATTGGACATATTCAAACGAATAAGTGTAAGGAAATTGCATATAATTTCAGTTGGGTACATACCATCTTTAGAGAGAAAGAAGCGAATCAATTATCCATGCATCGTCCACAAGATTTAGCCCCCTTGCAAGTTTGCATTCAAATTAAACTAGACGACAGTGCCTCAAGCAAAAATGGACTATTACCTCATGAGGCTCTCCCTTTAGCAAAACACATTAGTCAACTTCCCAATCTAAAGCTGCGTGGCCTAATGGCCATTCCGCCTATCAACACAGACTTTCAACAACAACGCCAATACTTTAAGCTAATCAGAAATATCGGTCATCAACTGAGTGAAGCTGGTATTGAGCTTGATACCTACTCAATGGGTATGACCCATGATCTAGAAGCCGCTATTGCAGAAGGCGCAACCATTGTGCGTGTTGGCCAAGGTATCTTTGGCGCTCGAGCATAA
- a CDS encoding YqgE/AlgH family protein, with amino-acid sequence MGVYTSLQNHFLIAMPSMQDPNFAHTVIYICEHSPEGAMGIIINTPLHLELGDVLDNMNIRTQDQRVLHTPVLAGGPIQQERGFVLHRPNQKDHWESSLALNTQISITTSKDILEAIADHRGPRDIIVALGYAGWESGQLEKEIAENSWLCGPADPQVLFDIPMENRWRAAGALLGVDMDCLSFEIGHA; translated from the coding sequence ATGGGTGTATATACGTCACTTCAAAATCACTTTCTCATTGCTATGCCTTCCATGCAAGATCCTAATTTTGCTCATACAGTGATCTACATTTGTGAACACTCTCCAGAAGGCGCAATGGGTATCATTATCAATACACCGCTGCATTTAGAATTAGGCGATGTGCTCGATAATATGAACATTCGCACACAAGACCAAAGAGTCTTACATACACCCGTATTAGCAGGGGGACCAATCCAACAAGAAAGAGGCTTTGTATTACATCGCCCCAATCAAAAAGATCACTGGGAATCTTCACTCGCACTTAATACACAGATTAGCATTACAACTTCAAAAGATATTTTAGAAGCTATTGCCGATCACCGTGGCCCCCGTGATATTATTGTGGCATTAGGATATGCCGGCTGGGAAAGTGGGCAGCTTGAAAAAGAAATTGCAGAAAATAGCTGGCTATGTGGCCCCGCTGATCCTCAAGTTTTGTTTGATATCCCTATGGAAAATCGTTGGCGCGCGGCAGGCGCTCTGCTTGGCGTAGATATGGATTGTCTCTCTTTTGAAATAGGTCACGCTTAA